In a genomic window of Pseudomonas putida:
- a CDS encoding adhesin, whose translation MSRSALFLALFACTSVMADSSVSTINNADIQNSGARYNGNYGVNEAAGDQQQQANVRAIAIGTEASATTSVIQKITTPANPSMNATATIGGNSFTNGNGVLGVNQGAGANNQMANAMRISISAIPQAIDDSVLSQQNVALLPNSGATGTPTGSRQVVTSDQAFTGSRGVIQVNQSAGVGNRMANTLSIRVAD comes from the coding sequence ATGAGTCGTTCCGCCCTTTTCCTCGCCCTGTTCGCCTGCACCAGCGTCATGGCCGATTCCAGCGTAAGTACGATCAATAACGCAGACATTCAGAATTCCGGCGCTCGGTACAACGGCAACTACGGCGTCAACGAAGCCGCCGGCGATCAGCAACAACAGGCCAACGTCCGCGCCATCGCCATCGGTACCGAAGCCTCGGCAACCACCAGCGTCATCCAGAAAATCACCACGCCCGCCAATCCGTCGATGAACGCGACGGCCACCATCGGCGGCAACTCTTTCACTAATGGCAACGGTGTACTGGGCGTCAACCAGGGCGCCGGGGCCAACAACCAGATGGCCAACGCCATGCGCATCAGCATCAGTGCGATTCCGCAGGCGATTGACGATAGCGTCCTTTCTCAACAGAACGTGGCGCTGTTACCGAACTCAGGAGCAACTGGCACCCCAACCGGCAGTCGCCAGGTCGTCACAAGCGACCAGGCCTTCACCGGCAGCCGGGGGGTAATCCAGGTGAACCAGAGTGCCGGGGTGGGGAACCGAATGGCTAACACCCTGAGCATCCGGGTCGCTGACTGA
- a CDS encoding heme utilization protein produces the protein MKPSMALKPLVFALAAVMAIAAQAGGRDDDHGHGNGHGNGHGNQQPKHPTFEEVLSLTAGAGALVIDSQDSNNNGVLNQGTKNDAQMNSSGNNTNGNVGMNNAAGDGNQQANAAALATADESFIFGSAVAAASATQNNTANTVYNYSSTATANMNNVGNSGSGNIGANNAAGDFNQQKNDLAIAVSGGRVAGAAAGGTQTSTGLAVSNYGTEVMKKDELKGTFKADGKFVAKGTGTVEDNDHGHGGYGGGYGDKGHGGNGGKDDKFKFNAMGTFELAGQYTQQVLTPDGWKNPVTNTATMSNVGNNWSGNAGFNNAAGVGNQQFNSLSVAAGCKACTGN, from the coding sequence ATGAAACCTTCAATGGCCTTAAAACCACTGGTTTTCGCTCTCGCAGCAGTGATGGCAATCGCAGCACAAGCAGGCGGTCGTGATGATGATCACGGTCATGGAAATGGTCACGGCAACGGACATGGCAATCAGCAGCCTAAACACCCAACTTTTGAAGAAGTTCTGTCGCTCACCGCAGGTGCTGGGGCCCTGGTGATCGATTCACAGGACAGCAACAACAACGGTGTGCTGAACCAGGGCACCAAAAATGATGCCCAGATGAACAGCTCGGGCAATAACACCAACGGCAACGTCGGCATGAACAACGCCGCCGGCGATGGTAACCAACAGGCTAACGCCGCCGCTCTGGCCACCGCTGACGAAAGCTTCATTTTCGGCTCTGCGGTCGCAGCTGCCAGCGCCACCCAAAACAACACCGCCAACACCGTCTATAACTACTCCAGCACCGCCACGGCGAACATGAACAATGTTGGCAACAGCGGCTCCGGCAACATTGGTGCAAACAACGCGGCCGGCGACTTCAACCAACAGAAAAACGACCTGGCAATTGCAGTGTCGGGCGGCCGTGTAGCAGGCGCTGCTGCCGGTGGTACCCAAACCTCCACCGGTCTGGCTGTAAGCAACTATGGCACCGAGGTCATGAAGAAAGACGAACTCAAAGGTACCTTCAAGGCTGATGGCAAGTTCGTAGCCAAAGGCACTGGCACCGTTGAGGATAACGACCACGGCCATGGCGGCTATGGTGGTGGTTATGGCGACAAAGGCCATGGTGGTAACGGCGGCAAGGATGACAAATTCAAGTTCAATGCCATGGGGACCTTCGAGCTGGCTGGTCAATACACTCAACAAGTGCTGACTCCAGACGGCTGGAAAAACCCTGTGACCAACACCGCTACCATGAGCAACGTGGGCAACAACTGGTCCGGCAACGCTGGTTTCAACAACGCCGCCGGTGTAGGCAACCAACAATTCAACTCGCTGTCCGTCGCTGCCGGCTGCAAAGCCTGCACTGGCAACTAG
- a CDS encoding C39 family peptidase has translation MRKTALITLLCLSGLTQAAQMPVAALPGGVLVYKQVQSLRERKFVDLVEQKTDFSCGAAALATILRQAYWLDVDEEHVIKGMLVNADQNLVRTQGFSMLDMKRYVESIGMRARGYKIPPEKLEAVTIPVVVLVDIRGYKHFVVLQRADKDWVYIGDPVLGHKRYSHDDFVKGWNGIVFAIVGPGYEKTNALRSPPEPLTAKNKLDNFNPVKDQELMDFGFIQSDFF, from the coding sequence ATGCGGAAGACTGCCCTCATCACCCTGCTCTGCCTGTCTGGCCTGACTCAGGCCGCACAGATGCCGGTTGCCGCCCTTCCAGGCGGTGTACTGGTCTACAAGCAGGTGCAGAGTTTGCGTGAGCGCAAATTTGTCGACCTGGTCGAACAAAAAACCGATTTCAGTTGCGGTGCCGCCGCGCTGGCAACGATTTTGCGCCAGGCCTATTGGCTCGACGTCGATGAAGAGCACGTCATCAAAGGCATGCTGGTCAATGCAGACCAGAACCTTGTCCGTACTCAAGGTTTTTCCATGCTGGACATGAAGCGCTACGTAGAGAGCATCGGCATGCGTGCCCGGGGCTACAAGATCCCACCTGAAAAGCTCGAAGCAGTCACGATTCCGGTGGTGGTACTGGTGGATATTCGCGGCTACAAACACTTCGTGGTGTTGCAGCGTGCCGACAAAGACTGGGTCTACATCGGCGACCCGGTACTCGGCCACAAGCGCTACTCCCACGACGACTTTGTCAAAGGTTGGAACGGCATTGTCTTCGCCATCGTAGGTCCCGGCTATGAGAAAACCAATGCATTGCGCAGCCCACCGGAACCCCTGACAGCCAAGAACAAACTGGACAATTTCAACCCGGTCAAAGATCAAGAGTTGATGGATTTTGGTTTTATACAGAGCGACTTCTTTTAA
- a CDS encoding sigma-54 dependent transcriptional regulator has protein sequence MSEAPALRRLLVVDPCDDCHRLLPGLRSVGWDVDSCSLENAADRTCDVGLLRLQPFHLERPDAVKELISRSGTEWIAVLNQEVLRLQNVGDFVCEWFFDFHTLPFDVSRVQVTLGRAFGMARLRGQGTVHIDQPEHELLGDSKPIRELRKLLSKLAPTESPVLIRGESGTGKELVARTLHRQSQRHSKPFVAINCGAIPEHLIQSELFGHEKGAFTGAHQRKVGRIEAANGGTLFLDEIGDLPLELQANLLRFLQEKHIERVGGSQPIPVDVRVLAATHVDLEAAIEKKRFREDLYYRLNVLQVVTAPLRERHGDLSMLANHFSHFYSHETGRRPRSFSEDALIAMGKHDWPGNVRELANRVRRGLVLAEGRQIEARDLGLISQQTVATPMGTLEDYKTRAERQALCDVLNRHSDNLSVAAKVLGVSRPTFYRLLHKHQIR, from the coding sequence ATGAGCGAAGCGCCTGCCTTGAGACGTCTATTAGTGGTTGACCCCTGTGACGACTGCCATCGTCTGTTACCCGGATTACGCTCCGTGGGTTGGGATGTCGACAGTTGCTCGCTGGAGAACGCCGCCGACCGAACCTGTGACGTGGGACTGTTGCGCCTGCAACCCTTTCATCTGGAGCGGCCGGATGCGGTCAAGGAATTGATCAGTCGCAGCGGTACCGAGTGGATCGCGGTGCTCAACCAGGAAGTCCTTCGATTGCAGAATGTCGGCGATTTCGTCTGTGAGTGGTTTTTCGACTTTCATACCTTGCCGTTCGATGTTTCCCGGGTTCAGGTCACACTGGGTCGGGCGTTCGGCATGGCGCGCTTGCGCGGGCAGGGTACGGTTCACATTGATCAGCCCGAGCATGAGTTGCTCGGCGACAGCAAACCGATACGTGAATTGCGCAAACTGCTGAGCAAGCTGGCACCCACTGAATCACCGGTGCTGATTCGCGGTGAGAGTGGTACCGGCAAGGAGCTGGTCGCACGCACGCTGCACCGACAGTCTCAGCGGCACAGCAAACCCTTTGTCGCGATCAACTGCGGCGCCATTCCCGAGCACTTGATCCAGTCTGAATTGTTCGGCCATGAGAAGGGTGCCTTTACCGGTGCCCATCAACGCAAGGTCGGACGCATCGAAGCGGCCAACGGCGGCACGTTGTTCCTTGACGAAATCGGTGACCTGCCGCTGGAGTTGCAGGCCAACCTGTTGCGTTTCCTGCAGGAAAAACACATCGAGCGGGTGGGTGGCAGCCAGCCGATTCCGGTGGATGTGCGGGTGCTGGCGGCGACCCACGTCGATCTTGAGGCCGCGATCGAGAAGAAGCGTTTCCGCGAAGATCTGTATTACCGCCTGAACGTGCTGCAAGTGGTGACTGCACCGCTGCGTGAACGCCATGGCGATCTGTCGATGCTGGCCAACCACTTCTCCCACTTCTACAGCCACGAAACCGGCCGTCGTCCACGCAGCTTCAGTGAAGATGCATTGATCGCGATGGGTAAACATGACTGGCCAGGCAACGTTCGTGAACTGGCCAACCGCGTGCGCCGGGGCCTGGTACTGGCCGAAGGTCGACAGATCGAGGCTCGGGACCTGGGGCTGATCAGCCAGCAAACCGTCGCCACCCCCATGGGCACGCTGGAAGACTACAAGACTCGGGCCGAACGCCAGGCCCTGTGCGATGTATTGAATCGTCACAGCGACAACCTGAGTGTTGCGGCGAAGGTCCTGGGCGTATCCCGGCCGACCTTCTACCGGTTGCTGCACAAACATCAGATCCGCTGA
- the nhaB gene encoding sodium/proton antiporter NhaB, which produces MSGSMAKAFAHNFLGNSPLWYKFCIVGFLILNALVLWTVGPVAAGWLLVLEFIFTLAMALKCYPLMPGGLLLVEALLLKMTTPQALYDELAHNFPVILLLMFMVAGIYFMKDLLLFLFSRLLLGVRSKAMLALMFCFLSAFLSAFLDALTVTAVIISAAVGFYSVYHRVASGSDPRQDSEYSDDRHLPQLHHEDLDQFRTFLRSLLMHGAVGTALGGVCTLVGEPQNLLIGHEMGWHFSEFFLKIAPVSLPVLIAGLATCVLLEKLRWFGYGTLLPDNVRAVLADYAAQDNAERTTRQRAALIVQGLAALILIAALASHVAEVGLIGLMVIVLITAFSGITDEHRLGTAFKDAMPFTALLVVFFAVVAVIHDQQLFTPLIQWVLALPSNQQPGMLYIANGLLSAISDNVFVATIYITEVKRAFLAGEMTREHFETLAIAINTGTNLPSVATPNGQAAFLFLLTSAIAPLVRLSYGRMVWMALPYTVVMGVLGWYAVSFWL; this is translated from the coding sequence ATGTCCGGCTCCATGGCCAAAGCGTTCGCCCACAACTTTCTCGGCAACTCTCCTCTCTGGTACAAATTCTGTATTGTCGGATTTCTTATTCTCAATGCCCTGGTGCTATGGACCGTTGGTCCGGTGGCGGCAGGCTGGTTGCTGGTGCTCGAGTTCATTTTCACACTGGCCATGGCACTCAAGTGCTACCCATTGATGCCCGGCGGCTTGTTGCTGGTCGAAGCCTTGTTGCTGAAAATGACTACCCCCCAGGCGCTATATGACGAACTGGCGCACAACTTCCCGGTCATCCTGCTACTGATGTTCATGGTGGCCGGCATCTACTTCATGAAAGACCTGCTGCTGTTTCTGTTCTCGCGCCTGCTGCTGGGCGTGCGCTCCAAAGCCATGCTGGCGTTGATGTTCTGCTTTTTGTCGGCGTTTCTGTCAGCGTTTCTCGATGCCCTGACCGTCACGGCCGTGATCATCAGTGCGGCCGTGGGCTTCTACTCGGTATATCACCGGGTGGCTTCGGGCAGCGACCCGCGACAGGACAGTGAATACAGCGACGATCGACACTTGCCCCAGCTCCATCATGAGGATCTCGATCAGTTCCGCACCTTTCTGCGCAGCCTGCTGATGCACGGTGCCGTGGGCACGGCGCTCGGTGGTGTGTGTACCCTGGTGGGCGAACCGCAGAACCTGCTGATCGGGCATGAGATGGGTTGGCATTTTTCCGAATTCTTTCTGAAGATCGCCCCGGTTTCGCTGCCGGTACTGATAGCAGGCCTGGCGACCTGCGTACTGCTGGAAAAGCTGCGCTGGTTCGGTTACGGCACCTTGCTGCCGGACAACGTACGGGCCGTGCTGGCTGATTACGCCGCGCAAGACAATGCCGAACGTACTACGCGTCAGCGTGCAGCGCTTATTGTTCAAGGGCTGGCGGCGCTGATTCTGATTGCCGCACTGGCGTCTCATGTGGCGGAGGTGGGCCTCATCGGCCTTATGGTGATCGTGCTCATCACCGCCTTCTCCGGCATCACCGACGAGCATCGCCTGGGCACCGCATTCAAGGACGCGATGCCGTTCACCGCGCTGCTGGTGGTGTTTTTCGCGGTGGTCGCGGTGATTCACGATCAGCAATTGTTCACGCCGCTGATCCAGTGGGTGCTGGCGCTGCCGTCCAATCAACAACCGGGCATGTTGTACATTGCCAATGGCCTGCTCTCGGCCATTAGCGACAACGTGTTCGTCGCGACCATTTACATCACTGAAGTCAAGCGAGCCTTCCTCGCGGGCGAAATGACTCGCGAGCATTTCGAGACATTGGCCATTGCGATCAACACCGGCACCAACCTGCCGAGCGTGGCCACGCCCAATGGCCAGGCGGCGTTCCTTTTCCTGCTGACCTCGGCCATTGCCCCGCTCGTTCGCTTGTCCTACGGACGGATGGTGTGGATGGCGTTGCCCTATACGGTGGTGATGGGTGTGTTGGGATGGTATGCGGTGAGTTTCTGGCTGTAG